Within the Gemmatimonadaceae bacterium genome, the region GACGACGCGGCGTGGCGAGAAGGTCACATCCGCGGGCGCGATCACACACTCGCTGTCGTGTTGCGCCGCATACGGCTTCAACAGTACGCCCAGTTCCAAGGCGGCACGTTGGTGCATCAACGCGGGCGCCGGCGTCACCAGCAGCTCTCCGTCGATGACTTCGTAGCGCTTCCCGTCGGCGGGAAGCGCATTGCGCTCCTCCACCGTCCAGTCGTGGCGGGAAGGGTCCGTAGGTAGGAACAGGGGCGCGGGCATGCCCATAGCTTACGCTCGGCGCAGTTAGGGGTGCAAGGGGACATGACCGAAACAGGCAAGCCCGCTCGCGTGCGGCGTTACCGTATTCGCGCGCATGGTGCCATTCGGTTGCGCCTCCTGCCCTCACTCCCGCCCTCATCCGCCGAGCACATCCGAACGTGGCCAGCGCCACCCGGGATCCATGCGCGGGCAGCCTTCGCCCGGGCGCGACACCACCGTGGTGAACGACCCCGGGCCGCCGCCAAAGCGCAGGTCGTACATCGTCACCACTCCGTCGGCTGTGCGTTCCCACACCGGGACGCGCATGAACTCCAGCGCTGCCGCCAGCTCGCACCGCTCGCGCGCCAGCGTGCGCAACTCGGCGGCGGGCGCGCTCCAGGTGCGTCCCCAGCGAATCGCCGGCGTATCGCGTCGCGCGGCGGCGTGGGACCCATCCGGATCGCCGCGACCGCCGTTGCCGCATTGCGCCGCCGAGCGAAGCGATGGCAGTGGTGCGACTGTGGCGAGGCTCGCCGTGTAGCTGACGGAATCGCTGGTGACGACGATCGCCGAGAGGCAGAGCGGGTTCCCGGGCGCCGGCGAGAGCACCACGTCCTTCAGTGTCACGCCCACCTCGCGCGTCATCGCCCGCCTGCCTAACGCCGAGGTGGAGAAGAACGTCACCTCCAGCGCCATCCATCCCGCGATCGCCACCGTCGCGAGGCGTGGCCGAGGGACGCGCCAGCTCACCAGCGTCCACACCAGCGCCCCCACCGTCAGCACCAACGCCACCGTGCGTCCGACTTCGCCCACGCGCCACGCCGCGACCAGTATCGTCAGCAGCAACGCAACGCTGAGCAGCCGCCCGGCCATGCCGCGCGCAATGAACGCCAGCGGCGCCAGCGCCACGATCCAGAGCCACGGTTCGACGATGAAGACCGCGTCGCCGTAGATCCAGCGTGCATCGAACGGCCACCACGGATGCACGCCGTAGCTGTTGGTGTAGTCGAGCGCGATGTGCGAGAGCGAGGCGACGAGCGAGAGGGCGAGCAGCGTGCGCGCCTTCACTGAATCGCGCAGTTCGCGCCGCGCCGCCAGCGCCAACCCCCACGCCACCAGCGCGGCGATGACGGTGAAGAGCACC harbors:
- a CDS encoding metal-dependent hydrolase, with the translated sequence MDNITHALAGALLAEAACQHVARATRASSTNDAEPVATSTPPPSFRRTAYLLAVVLAELPDADLAYSGSRSGMGNLGYLLHHRGHTHTVLFTVIAALVAWGLALAARRELRDSVKARTLLALSLVASLSHIALDYTNSYGVHPWWPFDARWIYGDAVFIVEPWLWIVALAPLAFIARGMAGRLLSVALLLTILVAAWRVGEVGRTVALVLTVGALVWTLVSWRVPRPRLATVAIAGWMALEVTFFSTSALGRRAMTREVGVTLKDVVLSPAPGNPLCLSAIVVTSDSVSYTASLATVAPLPSLRSAAQCGNGGRGDPDGSHAAARRDTPAIRWGRTWSAPAAELRTLARERCELAAALEFMRVPVWERTADGVVTMYDLRFGGGPGSFTTVVSRPGEGCPRMDPGWRWPRSDVLGG